From Pedobacter indicus, a single genomic window includes:
- a CDS encoding BCCT family transporter — protein MSESKSNTSVFNKIPKLVIHQPVFYPALITIILSVVLALIFTDQAQSSFENVQNIVSEKGGWIYTLSVNAFIVFCIYMAFGKYGSIRIGGPEARPEFKSTAWFAMLFSTGIGNGLVLFSIADPVRDFMNPPRLSADADPTAIAQEAINFSFLHHGIHGWAIYSVIGLALAYFTYNRKMPLTIRSAFYPLLGERIHGWIGNLIDVVAVVATLFGLATTMGFGVGQINAGFTHVFGIPHSLLVQYLIILAITAIATISVVSGVNRGIKFLSEMNVGVAVIIFLMVLVLGPTAFILKGFVQNVGSYLINFVDLATWSGAYDDSSWHNNVTLMYWGWWASWSPFVGTFIARVSKGRTIKEFVLGVLFLPAMVTFLWFSAFGGTTMLGLIDGDFSLAAAVDDNISTALYVFFEKFPLAMLLKILGMVLICSFIITSADSGALVVDGITSGGNKKTPALQRIIWASLAGCIAAALLTGGGLGTLQAAVTISGLPFAILLVAMCVSLYIGVREDFNLNRRRTKLKDEETYKAMLKKILEEEQKFDPEGRLLKNEIEHTESK, from the coding sequence ATGTCAGAAAGCAAGTCGAATACTTCCGTCTTTAACAAAATCCCTAAACTCGTTATCCACCAGCCTGTGTTTTATCCGGCATTGATCACTATTATCCTGAGTGTCGTGTTGGCGCTTATATTCACAGATCAAGCCCAGAGCAGTTTCGAAAATGTTCAAAATATCGTATCTGAAAAAGGGGGGTGGATTTACACACTATCCGTTAATGCCTTTATCGTTTTTTGTATTTATATGGCTTTCGGTAAGTATGGATCCATCCGGATTGGCGGACCCGAAGCACGGCCTGAGTTTAAGTCGACGGCCTGGTTTGCCATGTTGTTCAGTACAGGGATCGGAAACGGGCTGGTGCTTTTTAGTATCGCCGACCCGGTTCGCGATTTTATGAATCCACCACGATTATCTGCTGATGCAGATCCGACCGCTATTGCTCAAGAAGCTATCAATTTCTCGTTTCTTCATCATGGTATCCACGGGTGGGCTATTTATTCGGTTATCGGCTTGGCATTAGCTTATTTCACTTATAATAGAAAAATGCCTCTGACCATACGTTCTGCCTTTTACCCTTTGCTAGGCGAACGAATTCATGGGTGGATCGGTAACCTGATTGATGTTGTGGCGGTTGTGGCCACACTATTTGGCCTAGCAACCACGATGGGCTTTGGCGTTGGACAGATTAATGCGGGGTTTACGCATGTGTTTGGGATTCCCCACAGTTTGTTGGTTCAGTATCTGATTATTTTAGCGATTACCGCCATTGCCACTATTTCCGTAGTTTCTGGAGTTAACCGAGGGATAAAATTCCTGAGTGAGATGAATGTAGGCGTTGCTGTCATCATCTTTCTTATGGTCCTGGTTCTTGGCCCTACGGCTTTTATCCTAAAAGGCTTTGTGCAAAACGTCGGTAGTTACTTGATCAACTTTGTCGACCTGGCTACCTGGTCGGGCGCCTACGACGATAGCAGCTGGCATAATAACGTAACCCTAATGTATTGGGGTTGGTGGGCGTCCTGGTCGCCGTTCGTCGGGACATTCATTGCGCGGGTTTCGAAGGGTAGAACAATCAAGGAGTTCGTACTTGGCGTACTCTTTTTGCCAGCTATGGTCACCTTCCTATGGTTCTCAGCTTTTGGCGGTACAACCATGCTCGGCTTAATCGACGGGGATTTTTCCCTGGCGGCAGCAGTCGACGATAACATATCGACAGCGCTGTATGTGTTTTTCGAGAAGTTCCCACTTGCTATGCTGCTGAAGATATTGGGAATGGTATTGATTTGTAGTTTTATTATCACTTCGGCTGACTCCGGTGCGCTCGTTGTAGACGGAATTACCTCTGGAGGTAACAAGAAGACACCCGCTTTGCAACGGATTATCTGGGCATCATTAGCAGGTTGTATCGCCGCAGCTCTGCTGACCGGTGGTGGCCTTGGAACCTTACAGGCAGCGGTGACGATATCCGGATTACCTTTCGCAATCTTGCTGGTAGCGATGTGCGTTTCCTTGTATATCGGAGTCCGTGAAGATTTCAACCTGAATAGACGACGAACGAAATTGAAGGACGAGGAAACATACAAAGCGATGCTCAAGAAAATCCTGGAAGAAGAACAGAAGTTTGACCCAGAAGGTAGACTATTGAAAAATGAAATCGAACATACTGAAAGCAAATAA
- a CDS encoding universal stress protein produces MKSNILKANNMNNILIALDLTDTDESIIRYAYSLKTQTELSQIHFVHNIKLYEVDEVIQEMLGGKDIKTIIEKNLRAKIAKVFTDESSYMLTVLEGTSTEYSLNLWAEKHHIDTIVLGFKKEEYGTAGMSQKLIRIYKGNLLLVPENPSLTWNRVLVPTDFSAPFQLVSKKLANIRMDLPGTEIKMLKAFTIPSLFFPFIDDQKAISQTREHIEKQYKETVKKYKLPEDYQFSAKYQDGQGVVDIIKKESKRFGADVVLMSAKGSSKIASLFIGSTINEILTSNPFNTIYILK; encoded by the coding sequence ATGAAATCGAACATACTGAAAGCAAATAATATGAACAATATACTCATTGCATTAGACCTTACGGATACGGATGAAAGCATCATCCGCTATGCATATTCTCTGAAGACACAGACCGAGCTTTCTCAAATCCACTTCGTACACAATATCAAACTGTATGAAGTAGATGAAGTAATCCAAGAAATGTTGGGGGGTAAGGATATCAAGACCATCATAGAAAAGAACCTGCGAGCAAAAATAGCAAAGGTGTTTACGGACGAAAGTAGTTACATGTTAACGGTGTTAGAAGGAACGAGTACGGAATATAGCCTGAACCTTTGGGCGGAAAAGCATCATATCGATACCATTGTTTTAGGCTTCAAAAAGGAGGAGTATGGCACAGCGGGGATGTCCCAAAAGCTGATTCGGATTTATAAAGGTAATCTGCTCCTGGTACCAGAAAACCCCTCCCTTACGTGGAACAGGGTTTTGGTGCCTACAGACTTTAGTGCTCCTTTCCAATTGGTTTCTAAAAAGCTAGCGAACATACGGATGGATCTTCCAGGTACTGAAATCAAGATGCTGAAAGCTTTTACCATCCCTTCTCTATTCTTTCCTTTTATCGACGACCAGAAGGCGATCAGCCAAACCCGGGAGCATATTGAAAAACAATATAAGGAAACAGTCAAGAAATATAAGCTTCCGGAAGATTATCAATTCAGTGCGAAATACCAGGATGGTCAGGGCGTCGTGGATATTATTAAAAAAGAAAGCAAACGCTTTGGAGCAGATGTAGTTCTGATGTCTGCCAAAGGATCGAGCAAAATTGCTTCTTTATTCATCGGCAGCACCATCAATGAAATACTTACCAGCAATCCCTTTAATACCATCTATATCTTAAAATAG
- a CDS encoding alpha/beta hydrolase family protein has protein sequence MIGLLTLVSVNMAIAQTNYDETQVPDYTLPELLVRNNGQTVKSVRDWEKYRRPEILSLFETHVHGKTLAEEISSFEVTSVDKNALGGQATRKEISLYLSADKSKSIQVLLYVPNKRKGPAPLFVGLNYAGNQSVSKDPDVQLTKLWTRYGKEPGFPDGYAAEGSRGFSERRWPLELIIENGYGVATAYYGDVQLDRADIDEGDESFHHWFEQQTGTKKEADSWGSIGVWAWELSKIMDYLEEDPDVNHERVAVVGHSRLGKTALWAAAQDQRFALAISNNSGEGGAALARRQFGERIADLNKNFPHWFADNFKQYDGKESELPVDFHQLIALIAPRPVYVASASEDRWADPKGEYLSLYHASPVYQLYGEPTLSSDEPPAVGETRLEGKQGYHIREGKHDILAYDWERYIRFADRYLK, from the coding sequence ATGATCGGATTATTGACATTAGTTTCTGTGAATATGGCTATTGCGCAAACCAATTATGACGAGACCCAAGTACCTGATTATACCCTACCCGAACTTTTAGTGCGTAACAATGGACAAACTGTGAAATCGGTTCGGGATTGGGAGAAATACCGTCGCCCGGAAATTCTTTCGCTTTTTGAAACCCATGTGCATGGCAAAACCTTAGCTGAAGAAATCTCCTCTTTTGAAGTCACTTCGGTCGATAAGAATGCTTTGGGCGGTCAGGCCACGCGAAAGGAAATCAGCTTATATCTTTCTGCAGATAAATCAAAAAGCATTCAGGTTTTACTCTATGTTCCCAATAAGCGAAAAGGGCCGGCGCCACTGTTTGTAGGGTTGAATTACGCGGGAAACCAGTCTGTTTCCAAAGATCCGGATGTACAATTAACGAAACTTTGGACACGCTACGGGAAAGAACCTGGTTTCCCGGATGGTTACGCTGCTGAGGGCAGCAGAGGATTTAGCGAAAGACGCTGGCCACTGGAACTCATTATCGAAAACGGTTATGGGGTGGCGACTGCTTATTATGGTGATGTCCAGCTGGATCGTGCGGATATTGATGAAGGAGATGAAAGTTTTCATCACTGGTTTGAACAGCAGACGGGCACAAAAAAGGAAGCCGATAGTTGGGGGTCGATAGGCGTGTGGGCTTGGGAATTAAGTAAAATCATGGATTATTTAGAAGAAGATCCGGATGTAAATCATGAACGAGTGGCTGTAGTGGGTCATTCTCGACTAGGGAAGACAGCGCTCTGGGCAGCGGCTCAGGATCAACGCTTCGCTCTAGCCATTTCCAATAATTCAGGAGAAGGTGGAGCTGCATTGGCGCGTAGGCAGTTTGGTGAACGGATTGCCGATCTCAACAAAAACTTTCCGCATTGGTTTGCAGATAACTTTAAGCAATACGATGGCAAAGAATCGGAGTTGCCGGTCGACTTCCACCAGTTGATCGCTTTGATTGCGCCGCGACCTGTTTATGTGGCAAGCGCATCCGAGGATCGCTGGGCAGATCCGAAAGGTGAATACCTTAGCTTGTACCATGCCAGCCCTGTTTATCAACTCTACGGAGAGCCCACCTTATCTTCGGATGAGCCGCCGGCAGTTGGAGAAACTAGGTTGGAAGGAAAACAAGGCTACCATATCCGCGAAGGAAAACATGATATTTTAGCCTACGACTGGGAGCGCTACATTCGTTTTGCTGACAGGTATCTGAAATAG
- a CDS encoding PVC-type heme-binding CxxCH protein yields MKTSLLRNPKHITLLTFILAVFLVQCNKGPERAAIHVKKDMHIVLIGNNLASRMMNFGHFETEMHMRYPDSNLFIRNMGDGGNTPGFRPHASRNSPWAFPGAEKFQTELANPSDSEGFFDTEDQWLSRLKADVILAFFGFNESFEGSEGLENYKNELDAFVKHTLQQRYNGQNPPQLVLVSPIAFEDLSDQYDLPDGEKENENLAMYTEVMQAVADSNQVLFVDLFEPTKKWFAKKSQLTIDGSQLNDEGYARLAPLLADLSFGERAIESGADREAVRAAVLEKNWMWHNDFKIPNGVHAYGRRYDPFGPDNYPAEIEKIRQMTAIRDSAIWLALRGETIDLDAADERTRALPEVETNYNEEVSGKVEYLSDEEALETLKTAPGFEISLFASEQDFPELAKPFQLTFDNQGRLWVAAMPSYPHYKPGDPKPNDKLLILEDTDGDGKADKRTVFADGLHLPLGFEVTEEGVYVSQGTNFVLLKDTDGDNRADEKEILLSGFDDHDTHHNIHAYTSDPSGAIYMGEGIFLHTNVETSYGPVRATQGGFYRYNPKRRKLERTSQPYSFNPWGIAFDEWGQNFYSETSSPDVRWMMPASVKPRYGVNTEASRSLIDPDHRVRPTSGLEFVSSRHFPDEMQGDFLINNTIGFLGTKQHTLEDDDIGYQSRHRQDLLVSSDNNFRPVDLEFAPDGSLYIADWHNVLIGHMQHNARDPLRDHTHGRIYRITYPSRPLVEPAKIDGASIPELLNNLKLPEYRSRYRTRNELRGRNTADVVAAVKRWVGQLDKNDPHYEHHLTEALWVTWGANQVDQELLARMLKSDDYHARAAAVRVLRYTGHQVKNQQDLLLQAAKDPHGRVRLEAIATASWLPKAQGLAILKAAAEKPIDDWMEVAYNTAEAHLNGQSVAERNSSSEKEEAEPLPANLSKTEQKLYTAGKVIYMKEGYCVTCHQSDGKGLPESGFPPLAETRWVTGNEDRFIRIILNGLHGPISVNGKDFPGQVPMTPFGGLLSDEEVAAVSTYVRNSFGNTASAITADKVSEVREATKDKEGFYSPEELLKSYPLE; encoded by the coding sequence ATGAAAACATCCCTGCTCAGAAACCCCAAGCATATAACTCTGCTGACTTTTATACTTGCTGTATTTTTAGTTCAATGTAATAAAGGACCTGAGCGAGCGGCAATCCACGTGAAGAAGGATATGCACATCGTGCTGATCGGGAATAATCTGGCTTCCAGAATGATGAACTTCGGTCATTTCGAAACGGAAATGCATATGCGCTATCCAGATTCGAACCTCTTTATACGCAACATGGGCGACGGGGGAAATACGCCTGGTTTTCGACCTCATGCAAGTCGCAATTCACCCTGGGCATTTCCAGGAGCAGAAAAATTTCAGACAGAACTTGCCAATCCATCCGATAGTGAGGGTTTCTTTGATACGGAAGACCAATGGCTGAGTCGATTGAAAGCGGATGTAATCCTGGCTTTTTTCGGTTTTAATGAGTCTTTCGAAGGTTCCGAAGGACTGGAAAACTATAAAAATGAACTAGATGCTTTTGTAAAACATACTTTGCAACAGCGTTACAATGGACAAAACCCGCCACAATTGGTATTGGTGTCGCCCATCGCTTTTGAGGATTTGTCGGATCAATATGATCTGCCCGACGGAGAAAAAGAGAATGAGAATCTGGCCATGTATACTGAAGTGATGCAAGCAGTAGCAGATAGTAATCAGGTTTTATTTGTGGATCTGTTTGAGCCAACGAAGAAGTGGTTTGCTAAAAAATCGCAGCTGACAATCGACGGTTCTCAGCTAAACGATGAAGGCTATGCCCGTTTGGCGCCTTTATTGGCCGATCTAAGTTTCGGGGAGCGTGCAATCGAGTCGGGTGCCGACCGGGAAGCAGTTCGTGCAGCAGTGCTGGAAAAAAATTGGATGTGGCATAATGACTTTAAAATTCCGAACGGTGTGCATGCCTACGGTCGGCGTTACGACCCTTTCGGTCCCGATAATTATCCCGCTGAAATTGAAAAAATCAGGCAGATGACCGCAATTCGAGATTCGGCCATCTGGCTGGCACTGAGAGGGGAGACGATCGATTTGGATGCCGCAGATGAGCGGACACGTGCGTTGCCTGAGGTGGAGACTAATTACAATGAAGAGGTGAGTGGAAAGGTTGAGTACTTGAGCGATGAGGAAGCATTAGAAACTTTGAAAACAGCACCCGGATTTGAAATCTCTCTTTTTGCATCGGAACAGGATTTTCCTGAGTTGGCCAAGCCTTTTCAGCTGACTTTTGATAACCAGGGAAGGTTGTGGGTTGCTGCGATGCCCAGCTATCCGCATTATAAACCGGGCGATCCAAAGCCGAATGATAAGTTATTGATTCTGGAAGATACAGATGGTGATGGAAAAGCTGATAAACGAACTGTTTTTGCTGATGGGCTCCACCTCCCACTGGGTTTTGAAGTGACCGAAGAGGGGGTGTATGTTTCCCAAGGGACAAACTTTGTCTTGCTAAAAGATACGGATGGCGACAATAGGGCTGATGAAAAAGAAATCCTACTCAGCGGTTTTGATGATCACGATACGCACCATAATATCCACGCGTATACATCTGATCCATCCGGCGCCATCTACATGGGCGAAGGAATTTTCCTGCATACCAATGTGGAAACTTCCTATGGACCGGTCAGGGCTACGCAGGGCGGATTTTATCGTTATAACCCGAAGCGCAGAAAACTCGAACGTACTTCTCAACCTTACTCGTTTAATCCTTGGGGAATTGCCTTTGACGAATGGGGACAAAATTTTTACTCTGAAACTTCCAGCCCGGATGTCCGTTGGATGATGCCTGCCTCCGTAAAACCGCGCTACGGTGTAAACACAGAGGCTTCAAGAAGTCTGATCGATCCGGATCATCGGGTGCGACCGACTTCAGGGTTGGAGTTTGTTTCCAGTCGCCATTTCCCGGATGAGATGCAAGGCGATTTTCTGATTAATAATACCATTGGCTTTCTAGGTACGAAACAACATACGCTAGAAGATGATGACATCGGATATCAGAGCAGGCACCGACAAGATTTGCTGGTCTCATCCGATAATAACTTTCGACCGGTTGATCTCGAGTTCGCTCCAGACGGTTCTCTCTATATCGCTGACTGGCATAATGTGCTGATCGGACATATGCAACACAATGCACGTGACCCACTTCGGGATCATACGCATGGGCGGATTTATCGGATTACCTATCCGTCGCGCCCATTGGTGGAGCCGGCAAAAATTGATGGCGCCAGCATTCCTGAGCTGCTTAATAATTTAAAGCTTCCCGAATACCGCAGTCGCTATCGGACTAGAAATGAACTTCGCGGCAGAAATACTGCCGATGTGGTGGCAGCGGTGAAAAGGTGGGTCGGACAACTCGATAAGAATGACCCGCATTATGAACATCATCTGACGGAAGCGCTATGGGTTACCTGGGGTGCCAATCAAGTCGATCAGGAACTTTTAGCGCGTATGCTAAAATCAGACGACTATCATGCGCGGGCAGCTGCCGTGCGCGTGCTCCGTTATACAGGTCATCAAGTTAAAAATCAGCAAGATCTGCTGTTACAGGCTGCAAAAGATCCACACGGTAGGGTGCGACTCGAAGCGATCGCAACGGCATCTTGGTTACCAAAAGCGCAGGGGCTGGCTATTTTGAAAGCTGCCGCAGAGAAGCCGATCGATGATTGGATGGAAGTAGCCTATAATACTGCAGAAGCGCATTTAAATGGGCAGTCGGTGGCTGAAAGAAATTCTTCGTCTGAAAAAGAAGAAGCCGAGCCTCTGCCAGCTAACTTAAGTAAAACTGAACAAAAGCTATATACAGCCGGAAAGGTTATCTACATGAAAGAAGGTTATTGTGTAACCTGCCATCAGAGCGATGGTAAAGGGCTGCCCGAATCTGGATTTCCACCTCTTGCTGAAACTAGGTGGGTTACGGGTAATGAAGATCGCTTTATCCGAATTATCTTAAACGGTCTGCATGGCCCGATTTCAGTAAATGGAAAGGACTTTCCGGGTCAGGTACCGATGACGCCTTTTGGTGGACTACTAAGTGATGAGGAGGTGGCAGCTGTCAGCACCTATGTACGAAACTCCTTTGGCAACACAGCATCTGCTATCACTGCCGACAAAGTAAGCGAGGTGCGTGAAGCGACAAAAGATAAAGAAGGTTTCTATTCTCCGGAAGAACTGCTGAAATCCTATCCGTTGGAGTAA
- a CDS encoding 2-hydroxyacid dehydrogenase, with translation MLLLEPITDEAHQLLAEHVKVLTERNGEPIHAIITRGKGQIDRELIDSCPDLQAVARCGVGLDNVDVEEAKARGIQVINTPGANAATMAEHTLSLMLMLMRNMYHSVREVKDSNWTWRNQYSGDELHGKTLGILGMGDIGERTARLAEVFGMKVIYWSRTKKDLPYSYLSLEEVLQQADVLSLHLPSSKQTDGLIGAAELALLKPSAIFINTARGALIDHKALFDALKNDRLAGFAADVLPQEPPTGDWPIIQLPNVLITPHSGSLTASTFSQMCKIAVEKVLDALK, from the coding sequence GTGCTCCTGCTGGAGCCGATAACTGATGAAGCGCATCAACTCTTAGCTGAACACGTGAAGGTACTGACGGAAAGGAATGGTGAGCCAATACACGCCATCATTACACGCGGTAAGGGTCAGATAGACCGCGAATTGATCGACTCCTGTCCGGATTTGCAAGCAGTAGCACGCTGCGGCGTAGGACTCGATAATGTGGATGTGGAAGAGGCGAAGGCAAGGGGGATTCAGGTGATTAATACACCAGGTGCCAATGCGGCGACCATGGCTGAGCATACGCTTTCTTTGATGTTGATGTTGATGCGAAATATGTACCATTCGGTACGTGAAGTAAAGGATTCGAACTGGACTTGGCGTAACCAATACAGTGGTGACGAGCTACATGGAAAGACGCTTGGGATCTTGGGTATGGGCGATATTGGAGAACGAACGGCGCGACTGGCTGAGGTATTTGGGATGAAAGTAATCTATTGGAGCAGAACTAAGAAAGACCTACCCTACTCCTATCTCTCCTTAGAGGAAGTTCTGCAACAGGCGGATGTCCTGAGCCTTCATTTGCCATCGTCAAAGCAAACGGATGGGCTGATTGGTGCTGCGGAACTCGCTCTGCTAAAGCCCTCGGCTATATTTATTAATACCGCCCGCGGTGCTTTGATTGACCATAAGGCACTGTTTGATGCACTTAAAAACGATCGATTAGCCGGCTTTGCTGCAGATGTTTTGCCTCAGGAGCCGCCGACGGGCGACTGGCCGATTATCCAGTTACCCAATGTACTGATCACGCCCCATTCGGGAAGTTTAACAGCAAGTACCTTTAGCCAGATGTGCAAAATCGCCGTAGAAAAAGTACTGGACGCGCTGAAATAA
- a CDS encoding VOC family protein, with protein sequence MTRALKINHVTLIVDNLEKAAEFYQKELGLEPIPAFRFDYPVMFFKFNEEQQLHISEWEDTPSFRGHICMQVDDFNSLFFRMKELDMIDIQPWGKVRKLPDGAMQMFIRDPAGNLVEVSSQPGSDVDPRILEDELYEEGLYVSNRNDFRGYRSDDATLYHKRTDQK encoded by the coding sequence ATGACAAGAGCACTGAAGATCAACCATGTAACACTGATTGTAGACAATTTGGAAAAAGCTGCTGAATTCTATCAAAAGGAACTAGGTCTGGAACCGATACCCGCCTTTCGGTTTGACTACCCGGTGATGTTCTTCAAATTCAACGAGGAACAGCAATTGCATATATCAGAATGGGAGGATACCCCTTCTTTTCGGGGACATATCTGCATGCAGGTTGATGATTTCAACAGCCTGTTCTTTCGCATGAAGGAATTGGACATGATCGATATTCAGCCTTGGGGAAAGGTAAGAAAGCTGCCTGACGGAGCGATGCAGATGTTTATCCGCGATCCGGCAGGCAACTTGGTGGAGGTTTCTTCACAGCCGGGAAGTGACGTCGATCCGCGTATTCTGGAAGATGAACTCTATGAAGAGGGTCTCTATGTTTCGAACCGAAACGATTTCAGGGGTTATCGCTCTGACGATGCCACACTTTATCATAAACGAACTGATCAAAAATAA
- a CDS encoding mandelate racemase/muconate lactonizing enzyme family protein, with protein MKIKDVEAFWLRCPIPEEKQHISDYGLQTSFDMTLVVITTDDGLQGFGEAKAAVGSSGTCASIVNCVEKELKPILIGEDARNINRLWEKMYNGSRDHYALSRGRKFPILGRRGLTVSAMSGVDTALWDLKGKALNTPVLDLLGGACRDQMPAYASGGWADAEQIGSQLNGYVAKGFGGVKMRVGVMDETVSNSVKRVQAAREALGPDVKLMADAHGTFSVPEAKQFCRGVEDCNLYWFEEPINPDNRHGTAEVRTSTAIPIAAGESEYTSFDIRDLLEVRALDVVQPDAAIIGGISEAMRVGHLANVHQLELAPHCWGSAFSFMAGLHVAFASPAATIIEFSLGGNPMMYELVKEEIEVKDGIVEVPKRPGLGVTPNWDFVHEFKQKN; from the coding sequence ATGAAAATAAAAGATGTAGAGGCTTTTTGGTTACGCTGTCCGATTCCGGAAGAGAAACAACACATTTCTGACTATGGTCTGCAAACTAGCTTTGACATGACATTGGTTGTGATAACAACCGACGATGGTTTGCAGGGGTTTGGGGAAGCGAAGGCGGCTGTAGGGTCTTCAGGAACTTGCGCTTCCATCGTCAACTGCGTAGAGAAGGAATTAAAACCAATTTTAATCGGCGAAGATGCGAGGAATATCAACCGACTATGGGAAAAAATGTATAACGGGTCGCGTGATCATTATGCGCTGTCGCGAGGACGGAAGTTTCCGATATTGGGTCGACGGGGCTTGACGGTTTCGGCCATGAGTGGCGTGGATACGGCTTTGTGGGATTTAAAGGGCAAGGCCTTAAACACACCCGTACTGGATTTATTGGGTGGTGCTTGTCGCGATCAAATGCCAGCTTATGCTAGCGGAGGCTGGGCGGACGCAGAGCAAATTGGCAGTCAACTTAACGGCTATGTAGCCAAGGGCTTTGGAGGAGTAAAGATGCGGGTGGGCGTCATGGATGAGACGGTATCGAACAGCGTTAAACGGGTGCAGGCAGCAAGAGAAGCGTTGGGTCCGGATGTAAAACTAATGGCGGATGCTCACGGAACATTCAGCGTGCCTGAAGCGAAACAGTTCTGTCGCGGCGTGGAAGACTGCAATCTCTATTGGTTCGAAGAACCGATCAATCCTGATAACCGTCACGGAACCGCAGAAGTGAGAACTTCGACAGCGATCCCGATTGCCGCAGGCGAAAGTGAATATACCAGTTTTGATATACGTGATCTACTGGAAGTAAGAGCGTTAGACGTGGTTCAGCCAGATGCAGCTATTATCGGTGGTATTTCCGAAGCCATGCGGGTAGGTCATCTGGCAAATGTACATCAACTCGAGCTCGCTCCCCATTGTTGGGGTTCGGCGTTTTCTTTTATGGCCGGCCTCCATGTGGCCTTTGCATCACCGGCGGCTACAATTATTGAGTTTTCGCTCGGCGGCAATCCGATGATGTATGAGCTGGTAAAAGAGGAAATTGAGGTGAAAGACGGGATTGTGGAAGTACCTAAACGACCGGGACTGGGCGTAACGCCCAACTGGGATTTTGTGCATGAATTCAAACAAAAAAACTAA
- a CDS encoding sugar phosphate isomerase/epimerase family protein: MKLSIHNWMRAETIETTIRRVASLGYHKLEIQGTPELYDTKEVRKLLKDNGLSCWGSVTLMLEERNLLAKDEAQRARSVQYVKDVVTMVKELDGHMVSVVPGTVGKVVPDGRPEEEWQWAIESLKEVYEHAEAAGLLIGIEPINRFETYFVNRGDQALALAEAVGPNCGVCLDTFHMNIEEDNMFDAIRRAKGKLVGFHVADNNRMAPGMGTLDWTKIMGVLSEIGYDDVLSVEFCSPLDRTPANPYPNSIDEHPEGLSPEQKKFLEDHGSSSVTDEFYTMLTKRSYETLSKFI, encoded by the coding sequence ATGAAATTGTCAATACACAACTGGATGCGAGCAGAAACGATAGAAACGACCATCCGCAGGGTAGCTTCTCTGGGTTATCATAAATTAGAAATTCAGGGAACACCCGAGCTTTATGATACAAAGGAAGTTAGAAAATTATTAAAAGATAACGGTTTATCTTGCTGGGGATCAGTTACGCTGATGTTGGAGGAACGTAATCTGTTGGCGAAGGATGAAGCGCAACGTGCACGATCCGTGCAATATGTAAAAGATGTGGTGACGATGGTAAAGGAACTGGATGGCCATATGGTGTCTGTTGTTCCGGGAACGGTGGGAAAAGTGGTTCCTGATGGGCGACCGGAAGAGGAATGGCAGTGGGCAATAGAATCTTTAAAAGAGGTTTACGAACATGCAGAGGCAGCGGGACTGCTCATCGGGATTGAGCCAATCAACCGCTTTGAAACGTATTTTGTAAACCGTGGCGATCAGGCCTTGGCGCTGGCTGAGGCGGTTGGCCCAAACTGTGGTGTCTGCCTGGATACCTTTCATATGAATATTGAAGAAGACAATATGTTCGACGCGATACGACGAGCGAAAGGCAAATTGGTGGGTTTCCATGTGGCAGACAATAATCGGATGGCACCGGGAATGGGAACGCTAGACTGGACTAAAATCATGGGGGTGTTGAGTGAGATTGGCTATGATGACGTACTTTCAGTTGAGTTCTGCTCTCCGCTGGACCGCACACCGGCCAACCCGTATCCGAATTCGATTGATGAGCACCCTGAAGGCCTGTCCCCCGAGCAGAAGAAATTTCTGGAAGATCATGGCAGTTCGTCTGTTACCGATGAGTTTTATACCATGCTAACGAAGCGATCTTACGAAACTTTATCAAAATTCATTTAA